One Deefgea tanakiae genomic region harbors:
- the phoB gene encoding phosphate regulon transcriptional regulator PhoB: protein MAATILLVEDEPAIQELIAFNLSQAGHHIIRADSAEAGANIVRNALPDLILLDWMLPGMTGIEFAKKLRADERTRSIPLIMLTARSDEQDKIMGLETGADDYITKPFSPRELQARIKAVLRRRAPQVTDDPVEIKGLRLDPITHRVFGNSSPLDLGPTEFRLLHFFMTHPERVHSRAHLLDQVWGDHVFVEERTVDVHIRRLRSSLEGTGHDNLIQTIRGSGYRLSVN, encoded by the coding sequence ATGGCCGCCACAATTCTATTGGTTGAAGACGAACCAGCAATTCAAGAGCTGATTGCTTTTAACCTTTCTCAAGCAGGTCATCACATCATCCGCGCCGATTCGGCCGAAGCAGGCGCCAATATCGTGCGCAACGCGCTACCCGATTTGATTTTATTAGACTGGATGTTGCCGGGAATGACTGGCATTGAATTTGCCAAGAAATTGCGCGCAGATGAGCGCACCCGCTCAATTCCGTTAATTATGCTCACTGCTCGTTCTGATGAACAAGATAAAATCATGGGCTTGGAAACGGGTGCGGATGATTACATAACCAAACCATTTAGCCCGCGCGAATTACAAGCTCGCATCAAAGCAGTACTTCGCCGCCGCGCACCGCAAGTGACCGATGACCCAGTGGAAATCAAAGGCTTGCGCCTTGATCCAATTACACACCGTGTGTTTGGTAATTCTTCCCCGCTGGATTTGGGGCCGACTGAGTTTCGCTTGCTGCATTTCTTTATGACCCATCCAGAACGCGTTCATTCACGCGCTCATCTGCTCGACCAAGTCTGGGGCGATCATGTGTTTGTTGAAGAGCGTACGGTTGACGTGCATATTCGCCGCCTGCGCTCTTCACTTGAAGGCACAGGTCACGATAATTTAATCCAAACGATCCGAGGCTCAGGTTATCGTTTGTCTGTAAATTAA
- the ubiE gene encoding bifunctional demethylmenaquinone methyltransferase/2-methoxy-6-polyprenyl-1,4-benzoquinol methylase UbiE has protein sequence MSEQDQSTHFGFKTVNESEKAQKVAEVFHSVAQKYDVMNDLMSGGLHRAWKFFTIETSGAKAGDKILDIAGGTGDLSKAFAKKVGKTGQVWLTDINSSMLGVGRDRLMDQGFALPVAQCDAEKLPFPDNYFNIVSVAFGLRNMTHKDAALKEMHRVLKPGGRLLVLEFSKVWAPLKPAYDLYSFKLLPFMGKLVANDADSYQYLAESIRMHPDQETLKQMMLDAGFGRADFHNLTGGVVALHKGTKF, from the coding sequence ATGAGCGAGCAAGATCAATCAACGCATTTCGGCTTTAAAACGGTCAATGAATCCGAAAAAGCGCAAAAAGTCGCCGAAGTATTTCATTCTGTCGCGCAAAAATACGACGTGATGAATGACTTGATGTCGGGTGGTCTGCACCGCGCTTGGAAATTCTTCACCATTGAAACCAGCGGAGCCAAAGCGGGCGATAAAATTTTGGACATCGCCGGTGGTACCGGTGATTTATCGAAAGCGTTTGCCAAAAAAGTCGGCAAAACTGGCCAAGTTTGGCTAACGGATATCAATAGCTCGATGCTAGGCGTTGGCCGTGATCGTTTAATGGATCAAGGTTTTGCCTTGCCAGTGGCGCAGTGCGATGCGGAAAAACTACCGTTTCCTGATAACTATTTTAATATCGTTTCGGTGGCGTTTGGCCTGCGAAATATGACGCACAAAGACGCCGCACTCAAAGAAATGCATCGCGTGTTGAAACCGGGTGGCCGCTTGTTGGTGCTGGAATTCTCGAAAGTTTGGGCACCATTAAAACCTGCTTATGATTTGTACTCGTTCAAACTGCTCCCTTTCATGGGCAAATTGGTCGCCAATGACGCCGATTCTTATCAGTATCTAGCTGAATCGATTCGCATGCACCCAGACCAAGAAACACTGAAACAAATGATGCTCGACGCCGGTTTTGGCCGTGCAGACTTTCATAATTTGACTGGCGGTGTGGTGGCTTTGCATAAAGGTACGAAGTTTTAA
- a CDS encoding type I secretion system permease/ATPase, translating to MNTHSTALPRHESAMPHEAFVPNDPLTTCLIQLTRYYHRPFSAQTLTSGLPLTGNRLSAVLFSRAAARAGLNARLQRRQLDDIPELALPIVILLKDGGACVAVERHGSRWKILEAESSGGEQEVETERLESLFCGFVIFVKPSFQFDARTHKEHIPKAQHWFWSSLQLCYPMYGHVLLAACLINLFALALPLFTMNVYDRVVPNQIYDTLWVLAIGVTLLLIFDLLIKALRAYYIDLAGKRIDVMLSAQIFEHVLGLKVASRPASVGAMVSHFQEFEGFRDFITSATITVIVDIPFVILFLVVIYWIGGWLVLVPIICIPLIVIFSLILQRPLGEIIQQSFRVSAQKQASLIETLGGIDTLKASTAESSAQRRWEKIIGEFGTLAVRSRGLSSMIVIQAGFLQQFATVAMVVAGVYLIGLHELSVGGLIACNLLLGRTLTPFSQIASLISRYHQARAGLQGMEQVMALPIERPAGQDFVHRNHFSGEVEFRNVSFSYPGSDVLALDNVSFHIKPGERVGIIGRIGSGKSTIEKLILGFQEPSSGAVWVDGVDLRQIDPAQVRHNIGYVPEDVFLFFGSVKDNIVLSAPYVDDAVMLEAAEIAGVSEFVNRHPKGFDMPVGERGAGLSGGQKQTIAIARALLLNPPIYVFDEVSSALDNRSEEQFKQRFSSRLNQNHTLLLITHRMSMLTLVDRLMVLDGGRLIADGPKADVLAMLAGGKLHAS from the coding sequence GTGAATACCCATTCAACAGCGCTACCCCGTCATGAGTCGGCGATGCCGCATGAGGCTTTTGTGCCAAATGACCCACTCACAACCTGCTTAATTCAACTAACACGCTATTACCATCGTCCTTTTTCGGCACAAACCTTAACCAGTGGTTTGCCATTAACGGGAAATCGCCTGAGTGCCGTTTTGTTTTCACGAGCCGCTGCGCGCGCAGGGCTCAATGCAAGGCTTCAGCGCCGGCAGTTGGATGATATTCCTGAGCTAGCATTACCAATTGTAATTTTACTAAAAGACGGTGGAGCTTGTGTTGCAGTAGAGCGGCATGGCTCCCGTTGGAAAATTTTAGAAGCCGAATCATCAGGGGGTGAGCAGGAGGTCGAAACTGAACGTTTAGAGTCACTCTTTTGTGGTTTTGTTATTTTTGTAAAACCCAGTTTTCAGTTCGATGCACGCACGCACAAAGAACACATCCCTAAGGCGCAGCATTGGTTTTGGAGTAGTTTGCAACTGTGTTACCCGATGTATGGCCATGTTTTACTCGCGGCTTGTTTGATCAATTTATTTGCGTTGGCGTTGCCGCTGTTTACGATGAATGTGTATGACCGTGTGGTGCCCAATCAGATTTATGACACTTTATGGGTACTGGCGATTGGCGTGACTTTACTGTTGATTTTTGACTTGTTAATCAAGGCGCTGCGTGCTTATTACATTGATTTAGCGGGTAAACGCATTGATGTGATGTTATCGGCGCAGATTTTTGAGCATGTGTTGGGATTAAAAGTGGCGTCTCGGCCGGCCTCGGTAGGGGCGATGGTGAGCCATTTTCAAGAGTTTGAGGGTTTTCGCGATTTCATTACCTCCGCCACGATTACGGTGATCGTGGATATCCCTTTTGTGATTCTATTTTTGGTCGTGATTTATTGGATTGGTGGCTGGTTGGTATTGGTGCCGATTATTTGTATCCCACTGATCGTGATTTTTAGTTTGATTTTGCAACGACCACTTGGCGAAATTATCCAGCAAAGTTTTCGTGTATCAGCCCAAAAACAAGCGAGCTTGATTGAAACTTTAGGTGGGATTGACACTTTAAAAGCGAGTACCGCTGAAAGTAGTGCTCAGCGCCGTTGGGAGAAAATCATTGGCGAGTTTGGCACGCTGGCGGTTCGCTCGCGAGGGTTGTCTTCGATGATTGTGATTCAGGCTGGGTTTTTGCAGCAGTTTGCCACAGTCGCGATGGTGGTTGCTGGTGTGTATTTAATTGGTCTGCATGAGTTATCTGTCGGTGGTTTGATCGCATGCAATCTCTTATTGGGCCGAACGCTGACGCCCTTTTCACAAATTGCGAGTTTAATTAGTCGCTACCATCAAGCTAGAGCTGGCCTACAAGGCATGGAGCAAGTGATGGCGTTGCCGATTGAGCGTCCAGCAGGGCAAGATTTTGTGCATCGTAATCATTTTAGCGGGGAAGTTGAATTTAGAAATGTTAGCTTTTCCTATCCTGGGTCAGATGTATTGGCGCTAGATAATGTGTCATTTCATATCAAGCCAGGTGAGCGGGTTGGCATTATTGGTCGAATTGGTTCGGGTAAAAGCACGATTGAAAAATTGATTTTAGGTTTCCAAGAGCCAAGCTCAGGGGCTGTTTGGGTGGATGGTGTTGATTTGCGGCAAATTGATCCCGCCCAAGTAAGACATAACATCGGCTATGTACCTGAGGATGTGTTTTTATTCTTTGGGTCAGTGAAAGACAATATCGTGCTGTCTGCCCCTTATGTGGACGATGCCGTGATGCTGGAAGCCGCTGAGATTGCAGGTGTGAGTGAGTTTGTTAATCGGCATCCGAAAGGATTTGATATGCCGGTGGGGGAGCGCGGGGCCGGTTTATCTGGAGGGCAAAAACAAACGATTGCTATCGCGCGGGCCTTGTTACTTAATCCGCCCATTTATGTATTTGATGAGGTCTCGAGTGCTTTGGATAACCGAAGTGAAGAGCAGTTTAAACAACGGTTTTCAAGTCGACTCAATCAAAACCATACCTTGCTGCTGATTACGCATCGCATGTCGATGCTGACCTTGGTCGATCGCCTGATGGTATTGGACGGTGGACGATTGATCGCCGATGGCCCTAAGGCTGATGTATTGGCCATGCTCGCCGGAGGGAAGCTACATGCGAGCTAA
- a CDS encoding gamma-butyrobetaine hydroxylase-like domain-containing protein, translating into MAGLLPSTPQPTEIKLHQVSKILEIAYADGAQFKLPCEFLRVSSPSAEVRGHGVGNETLQVGKASVNIVAVEPVGNYAVKLVFDDGHDSGLFSWEYLYELGRDQDVLWAKYLAQLAAAGASRDKK; encoded by the coding sequence ATGGCCGGTTTACTGCCCTCCACCCCGCAGCCGACAGAAATCAAGCTGCATCAAGTGTCCAAAATTTTAGAAATTGCCTATGCAGATGGTGCGCAATTTAAGCTGCCGTGTGAGTTTTTGCGCGTATCGAGTCCGTCGGCCGAGGTTCGCGGGCATGGCGTGGGAAATGAAACGCTGCAAGTGGGCAAAGCTAGTGTCAATATTGTGGCGGTTGAACCGGTCGGTAATTACGCAGTCAAGCTTGTATTTGACGATGGCCATGATTCAGGCTTGTTTTCGTGGGAATACCTCTATGAATTAGGCCGAGACCAAGATGTCTTGTGGGCCAAATATTTAGCGCAGCTCGCCGCTGCTGGCGCATCGCGCGATAAAAAATAA
- a CDS encoding ubiquinone biosynthesis accessory factor UbiJ, which produces MLLAGILNHLLAQAPALQAELADLRGRTVRLELPIVAAVVVVTEDGLLAESHAPAEATLSMPARFFVTRFTDRQAASRQVRISGDAELAGKAGNILAGLQWDAAEDLSLLVGDILAHRISRVAASLLEAPKEMGQRMAVSVVEYVRDERKILPQKHHVTEFCDQVDTLRDDIARLEKRLQRLEQVV; this is translated from the coding sequence ATGTTACTAGCTGGCATTTTGAATCACTTATTGGCGCAAGCGCCGGCTTTGCAGGCTGAGTTGGCTGACTTGCGTGGGCGTACGGTGCGTTTAGAGTTGCCGATTGTTGCCGCCGTCGTGGTGGTGACCGAGGATGGTTTGTTGGCGGAGTCGCATGCGCCAGCGGAAGCGACACTCAGTATGCCCGCTCGGTTTTTTGTGACGCGCTTTACTGATCGGCAAGCGGCTTCGCGGCAAGTCAGAATTAGTGGCGATGCTGAGTTAGCCGGCAAGGCCGGCAATATCTTGGCAGGCTTACAATGGGATGCGGCAGAAGATTTATCGTTGTTGGTTGGCGATATTCTGGCACATCGCATTAGCCGTGTTGCAGCCAGTTTGCTGGAGGCACCCAAAGAAATGGGGCAGCGCATGGCCGTTTCGGTGGTGGAGTATGTGCGTGATGAGCGAAAAATCTTGCCACAGAAACATCATGTCACCGAGTTTTGCGATCAAGTCGACACGCTGCGCGACGATATCGCTCGGCTAGAAAAACGCTTGCAACGCTTGGAGCAGGTCGTTTAG
- a CDS encoding TolC family outer membrane protein, whose protein sequence is MKKSNLFVLMMAGFSSALYAAPLPQVVEGLLQSSPDILIESANRNASNFAVEQAKAGYLPQIDLSAGAGREYLKDLATRNAFAGSGKSYNRQDAEAQLVQMLFDGNGVGSEVARQRARQLGAAHRLASTSEDIALKTTEAYLDVLLAQEVLKLTQANLAAHESTAEQVKLRTAGGFGRKSDDEQINARVALAKANLGAAQSALNEAQIAYMRFVGTAPEGLTLPDAPKDAPQSAAEVGDWAVANNRALQAAKADVLGAQAQLGIAKSQMYPRVNLEAGASYYNALDGISVEETTRVYGMLRVRYAFKSGADKQRVAETTELSYAAQELARRVERQVRQNASLSWNSMTIASERVPELVKYAESSKLARDEYSKQFSLGQRSLLDLLDGENEYFTASRDLASGKMDELRARFRLMADGNQLLKTLAVEPLAGTLLPE, encoded by the coding sequence ATGAAAAAATCGAATTTATTTGTTTTGATGATGGCTGGATTTTCATCAGCTCTGTATGCAGCGCCGCTGCCGCAAGTTGTTGAAGGATTGTTACAGTCAAGTCCTGATATTTTAATTGAGTCTGCCAATCGAAATGCCAGTAACTTTGCAGTAGAGCAAGCAAAAGCAGGTTATTTACCGCAGATTGATCTATCGGCAGGCGCGGGGCGTGAATATCTGAAAGACCTTGCAACTCGTAATGCATTTGCTGGATCAGGTAAAAGTTACAATCGCCAAGATGCAGAAGCGCAACTCGTACAGATGTTATTTGATGGCAATGGTGTTGGGAGCGAAGTAGCAAGACAACGTGCTCGGCAATTGGGCGCAGCGCATCGTTTGGCCAGTACTTCTGAGGATATTGCTTTAAAAACAACCGAAGCTTATTTAGATGTTTTGTTAGCACAAGAGGTATTAAAGCTCACTCAGGCTAACTTGGCGGCGCATGAAAGTACCGCAGAGCAAGTTAAGCTTCGTACGGCGGGCGGTTTTGGACGCAAGTCCGATGATGAACAAATTAATGCGCGTGTCGCTTTGGCTAAGGCGAATTTAGGTGCAGCACAATCGGCTTTAAATGAAGCGCAAATTGCTTATATGCGTTTTGTTGGAACAGCGCCGGAAGGACTCACTTTGCCTGATGCACCAAAGGATGCTCCGCAAAGTGCTGCCGAAGTGGGCGATTGGGCCGTTGCAAATAATCGTGCTCTACAAGCGGCAAAAGCCGATGTCTTGGGCGCACAGGCACAATTGGGGATTGCAAAATCGCAGATGTACCCACGAGTGAATTTAGAAGCGGGTGCTTCTTACTACAATGCTTTGGATGGCATTAGTGTTGAGGAGACAACGCGTGTCTATGGGATGCTACGGGTGAGATATGCATTCAAAAGTGGCGCAGATAAACAGCGCGTTGCAGAAACAACAGAGTTGTCTTACGCCGCTCAAGAGTTAGCGCGGCGAGTTGAGCGCCAGGTTAGGCAAAATGCAAGTTTATCTTGGAACTCAATGACGATTGCCAGTGAACGAGTGCCTGAATTAGTTAAATACGCAGAATCCAGCAAATTAGCTCGTGATGAGTACAGTAAGCAGTTTTCTTTAGGACAGCGCTCATTACTCGACCTTTTGGATGGCGAAAATGAATATTTCACGGCAAGTCGAGATCTAGCTTCAGGAAAAATGGATGAATTGCGCGCTCGTTTTAGATTGATGGCCGATGGCAATCAGCTATTAAAAACACTTGCTGTTGAGCCGCTCGCAGGAACTCTGCTGCCAGAGTAG
- the ubiB gene encoding ubiquinone biosynthesis regulatory protein kinase UbiB has product MSLFRFIKIAHVVVHYGLDEFLLGHERVRGLRGLLKALLFWRKLDQPRAVRLRLALESLGPIFVKFGQVLSTRRDLMPPDIANELAQLQDNVPPFASDIAIAQIERSLGKSTAELFCEFDPQPIASASVAQVHRARLHPVDGKVGQAVAVKVLRPGIMPIIESDLALLKTLAVCVEKLFSDGKRLKPREVVAEFDRYLHDELDLMHEAANASQLHRNFLNSDQLLVPAVYYDYCAREVMVMEWMDGIPIGRIDELKAAGMDLKKLSKFGVEIFFTQVFRHGFFHADMHPGNILVAADNRYIALDFGIVGTLSDTDKQYLAINFLAFFNRDYHRVATAHIESGWVPKETRVEELEAAVRTVCEPFFNKPLSQISFGFVLLRLFETSRRFNVEIQPQLVLLQKTLLNIEGLGRQLDPDLDLWQTAMPFLQRWMNEQIGWRGLLTTLKHEAPQWATLLPTLPRKLNEVLNQNHTELLLAGYKGLMWEQKKRNYVLVVIALLLGGLLLTQWLR; this is encoded by the coding sequence ATGTCTTTGTTTCGCTTTATCAAAATTGCCCATGTTGTCGTGCACTATGGCTTAGACGAGTTCTTGCTCGGCCATGAGCGCGTTCGGGGTTTGCGTGGCCTGCTCAAAGCGCTGCTGTTCTGGCGCAAGCTCGATCAGCCGCGCGCCGTGCGTTTGCGCTTGGCGCTGGAGTCTTTGGGGCCAATTTTCGTTAAGTTCGGCCAAGTGCTTTCCACGCGCCGCGATTTGATGCCGCCCGATATCGCCAATGAACTGGCGCAACTACAAGATAACGTTCCGCCTTTTGCGTCGGACATCGCCATTGCGCAGATTGAGCGCAGCTTAGGCAAATCGACAGCTGAATTATTCTGTGAGTTTGATCCGCAGCCGATTGCATCGGCCTCGGTCGCGCAAGTGCATCGGGCGCGTCTGCATCCAGTGGATGGTAAGGTTGGACAAGCGGTGGCGGTCAAAGTACTGCGCCCCGGCATCATGCCGATTATCGAAAGCGATTTGGCTTTGCTGAAAACCTTAGCCGTTTGCGTCGAGAAATTATTTTCTGATGGAAAGCGCCTAAAACCGCGTGAAGTGGTGGCTGAGTTTGATCGCTACCTGCATGATGAGCTCGATTTAATGCACGAAGCGGCTAATGCCAGCCAATTACATCGTAATTTTTTGAATTCCGATCAGTTACTCGTTCCTGCAGTCTATTACGATTACTGCGCGCGCGAAGTGATGGTGATGGAATGGATGGACGGCATTCCGATTGGTCGTATCGATGAGCTGAAAGCGGCGGGGATGGATCTGAAAAAATTGTCGAAGTTTGGTGTAGAGATTTTCTTTACCCAAGTTTTTCGCCACGGTTTTTTCCATGCCGATATGCATCCGGGCAATATTCTAGTTGCGGCAGATAATAGGTATATTGCGCTAGACTTTGGTATTGTTGGCACGCTGAGCGATACGGACAAGCAGTATCTGGCGATTAATTTTCTAGCGTTTTTTAATCGCGATTATCATCGCGTTGCTACCGCGCATATAGAAAGTGGCTGGGTACCCAAAGAAACGCGCGTTGAAGAACTAGAAGCAGCCGTGCGTACCGTGTGCGAGCCGTTCTTTAATAAGCCGCTGTCACAGATCTCATTCGGTTTTGTTCTGCTGCGCTTATTTGAAACCTCGCGTCGATTCAATGTAGAAATTCAGCCGCAATTGGTTTTACTGCAAAAAACGCTACTGAATATTGAAGGATTAGGCCGACAACTCGACCCTGATTTGGATCTGTGGCAAACCGCGATGCCGTTTTTGCAGCGCTGGATGAATGAGCAAATCGGCTGGCGTGGCTTGCTCACGACACTTAAACACGAAGCGCCACAATGGGCGACGCTCTTGCCGACCTTGCCACGCAAACTGAATGAGGTCCTTAATCAAAACCACACTGAGCTATTGTTGGCCGGCTATAAGGGCCTGATGTGGGAGCAGAAAAAGCGTAACTATGTTCTTGTGGTGATTGCGCTATTACTTGGAGGGTTATTACTAACGCAGTGGTTACGTTAA